One region of Flavobacterium sp. GSB-24 genomic DNA includes:
- a CDS encoding UDP-2,3-diacylglucosamine diphosphatase: protein MKKRNVELVVLSDVHLGTYGSHAKELNNYLSSIKPKTLVLNGDIIDAWQFRKSYFPKAHLRVIQRIIGMASKGTKVYYITGNHDEILRKFSDMNMGNFALVDKLVLELDDKKAWIFHGDVFDASVQHSKWIAKLGGLGYDYLILINRFVNWCLSKLGREPYSFSKKIKASVKKAVKFISDFETTATDLAIEKNYDYVICGHIHEPKIMTKENKHGSTLYLNSGDWVENLTALEYHKKRWKLFSYKAANFVEEENLFEMEDILTSQLISSIILK, encoded by the coding sequence TTGAAAAAAAGAAATGTCGAATTGGTCGTTCTTTCTGATGTCCATTTAGGAACTTACGGAAGTCATGCAAAAGAACTAAACAACTATCTTTCAAGCATTAAACCCAAAACTTTAGTCTTAAACGGCGACATTATTGATGCTTGGCAGTTTCGTAAATCGTACTTCCCGAAAGCACATTTAAGAGTAATTCAGCGTATTATCGGAATGGCTTCTAAAGGAACAAAAGTGTATTATATTACTGGAAATCATGATGAAATACTTCGAAAATTCAGTGATATGAATATGGGTAATTTTGCTTTGGTCGACAAATTAGTTTTAGAATTAGACGATAAAAAAGCATGGATTTTTCACGGAGATGTATTTGATGCCTCTGTGCAGCATTCAAAATGGATTGCAAAACTAGGCGGATTAGGTTATGATTATTTGATTCTAATAAACCGATTTGTAAATTGGTGTCTATCAAAGCTCGGGCGTGAACCTTACTCTTTTTCTAAAAAAATAAAAGCAAGCGTAAAAAAAGCAGTTAAATTTATTTCTGATTTTGAAACTACTGCAACCGATTTAGCAATCGAAAAAAATTACGATTACGTAATCTGCGGTCATATCCATGAACCAAAAATTATGACTAAGGAAAACAAACACGGCTCTACTTTATACCTTAATTCTGGCGATTGGGTAGAAAACCTAACAGCTCTTGAATACCATAAAAAACGCTGGAAATTGTTCTCTTACAAAGCAGCTAATTTTGTTGAAGAAGAAAATCTTTTTGAAATGGAAGATATTTTAACTTCCCAATTAATATCTTCAATCATATTAAAATAA
- a CDS encoding protease complex subunit PrcB family protein, with the protein MKKVISVLAIFVLVSCGVKKVENSNALYEVLTKQSDGGGNIKFFEILTEPNEIKMLENDPLLADKMKDPNVHDYNYVILNMGEKNTSGYSIDVEKVEETDKNIIITVKENSPAQDAMTMQVISYPYTVVKIHSKKEIIIK; encoded by the coding sequence ATGAAAAAAGTAATTTCTGTTTTAGCAATTTTTGTTTTGGTTTCGTGCGGTGTTAAGAAAGTTGAAAATTCAAATGCTTTGTACGAAGTTTTGACAAAGCAGTCTGACGGCGGCGGTAATATTAAGTTTTTTGAGATCTTGACCGAACCAAATGAGATTAAGATGCTTGAAAACGATCCGCTTTTGGCTGATAAAATGAAGGATCCAAATGTTCATGATTATAATTATGTGATTTTGAATATGGGGGAGAAAAACACAAGCGGTTATTCTATAGACGTTGAAAAGGTCGAAGAAACAGATAAGAATATCATTATTACTGTAAAAGAAAACAGCCCGGCGCAAGATGCAATGACAATGCAGGTGATTTCGTATCCTTACACTGTGGTGAAAATTCATTCTAAGAAAGAGATTATTATTAAGTAA
- the bshA gene encoding N-acetyl-alpha-D-glucosaminyl L-malate synthase BshA, producing MKIAIVCYPTFGGSGVVATELGLELARRGHEIHFITYSQPVRLALLNPNVHYHEVNVPEYPLFHYQPYELALSSKLVDMVKLYKIELLHVHYAIPHAYAGYMAKQMLKNEGINLPMITTLHGTDITLVGNHPFYKPAVTFSINKSDYVTSVSQSLKDDTLKLFKIKNKIKVIPNFIELDKVKKDPTAPCHRYVMANENERIITHISNFRKVKRIPDIIKIFYSIQKEIPAKLMMVGDGPEKEKAEILCQELGILDKVIFFGNSHEIDKILCMTDLFLLPSETESFGLAALEAMACGVPVISSNSGGLPEVNFDGFSGYLSNVGNVEEMAENALKILRDDAVLSQFKANALEVARKFDIKNILPKYEALYQKAVDDYKYEKH from the coding sequence ATGAAAATAGCAATTGTTTGTTATCCTACTTTTGGAGGTAGTGGTGTAGTAGCCACAGAGTTAGGTCTCGAATTAGCCAGAAGAGGACACGAAATACATTTTATCACATACAGTCAGCCGGTAAGACTGGCACTTTTAAATCCGAATGTCCATTATCACGAAGTAAATGTTCCGGAATATCCATTGTTTCATTATCAGCCGTACGAATTAGCCTTGTCAAGTAAATTGGTTGACATGGTGAAGTTGTACAAAATTGAACTTCTTCACGTGCATTATGCTATCCCTCACGCGTATGCGGGTTATATGGCAAAACAAATGCTTAAAAATGAGGGAATTAATCTTCCTATGATTACTACGCTTCACGGAACAGATATTACTTTGGTTGGAAATCATCCTTTTTATAAACCTGCCGTAACTTTTAGCATTAATAAATCGGATTATGTGACTTCGGTTTCGCAGAGTTTGAAAGATGATACTTTGAAATTATTTAAGATTAAGAATAAAATTAAAGTAATTCCGAATTTTATTGAATTGGATAAGGTTAAAAAAGATCCAACTGCGCCTTGTCATCGTTACGTTATGGCAAATGAAAACGAGAGAATTATTACGCATATCAGTAACTTTAGAAAGGTAAAACGTATTCCGGATATTATTAAGATATTTTATAGTATCCAAAAAGAAATTCCAGCTAAGTTAATGATGGTGGGTGACGGACCTGAGAAGGAAAAAGCAGAGATTTTATGTCAGGAACTGGGAATTTTAGACAAAGTTATTTTCTTTGGAAACAGCCACGAAATTGATAAAATTTTGTGCATGACAGACTTATTTCTGCTTCCTTCAGAAACAGAAAGCTTTGGTTTGGCTGCTTTGGAAGCAATGGCTTGCGGCGTACCAGTAATCTCTAGTAATTCTGGAGGTTTGCCTGAGGTAAATTTTGATGGTTTTTCTGGATATTTAAGCAACGTTGGAAATGTTGAAGAAATGGCCGAAAATGCTCTTAAAATTTTAAGAGATGATGCGGTATTGAGTCAGTTTAAGGCAAATGCGCTGGAAGTGGCAAGAAAATTTGATATTAAAAACATTCTGCCTAAGTATGAGGCTTTGTACCAAAAAGCTGTTGATGATTATAAATATGAAAAGCATTAA
- a CDS encoding (Fe-S)-binding protein: MSESLVVPTMAEMLAEGKQPEVLFWVGCAGSFDDRAKKITKAFVRILNRTNVSFAVLGTEESCTGDPAKRAGNEFLFQMQAMMNIEVLNAYEAKKIVTACPHCFNTLKNEYPELGGTYEVIHHTEFLKSLIDDGRLTVEGGQFKGKKITFHDPCYLGRANKVYEAPRDLIEKLDVELVEMKRSKSNGLCCGAGGAQMFKDAEPGNKEVNVLRTEDALEVQPDIIAAGCPFCNTMLTDGIKHAHKEGEVKVMDVAELIANAQDL, from the coding sequence ATGTCAGAAAGTTTAGTAGTGCCAACAATGGCAGAGATGCTTGCCGAAGGAAAACAGCCAGAAGTTTTGTTTTGGGTGGGTTGTGCAGGAAGTTTTGATGATAGAGCAAAAAAAATTACTAAAGCGTTTGTACGAATTTTAAATCGTACCAATGTTTCTTTTGCGGTTTTGGGTACAGAAGAAAGCTGTACTGGTGATCCTGCAAAAAGAGCTGGAAACGAATTTTTGTTTCAAATGCAGGCCATGATGAATATTGAGGTTTTGAACGCCTACGAAGCAAAAAAAATTGTTACTGCTTGCCCGCATTGTTTTAATACTTTAAAAAATGAATACCCAGAATTAGGAGGTACTTACGAGGTAATTCATCATACAGAATTTTTGAAATCATTAATTGATGATGGAAGATTAACTGTTGAAGGCGGACAATTTAAAGGAAAAAAAATAACTTTTCATGATCCTTGTTATTTAGGAAGAGCTAATAAAGTTTACGAAGCTCCTAGGGATTTAATTGAGAAATTAGACGTCGAATTAGTCGAAATGAAGCGTTCTAAATCAAATGGTTTATGTTGTGGAGCAGGTGGTGCTCAAATGTTTAAAGATGCCGAACCTGGAAATAAGGAAGTAAACGTGCTTCGTACAGAAGATGCTTTAGAAGTACAGCCTGATATTATTGCAGCAGGATGTCCGTTCTGTAATACGATGTTAACAGACGGAATTAAACATGCACATAAAGAGGGCGAGGTAAAAGTAATGGACGTTGCGGAGTTAATTGCTAATGCGCAGGATTTGTAA
- a CDS encoding (Fe-S)-binding protein — translation MSYLDNILFAILLIVGFGFFAASVKKIIRNINLGVDIDRKDNPKARWKNMALIALGQSKMVRRPVAGILHIFVYVGFIIINIELLEIIIDGLFGTHRIFAPYLGVVYDVLIASFEILAILVIFAVTVFWIRRNFIRLKRFIHSDLTGFPKSDANYILYFETVLMILFLLMNAADLHLQNVPGGYSHFHKAGSYPISQFIAPIFNGSSNELVGLLFEVFWWLHIAGILVFMNYLYFSKHLHILLAFPNTYFANLKPEGQFDNLESVTKEVKLMMDPNADPFAAAPPADENAAPAKFGASDVQDLNWVQLLNAYTCTECGRCTSSCPANQTGKKLSPRKIMMDTRDRLTEVGKNIDANKGVFVPDNKTLLNDYITPEELWACTSCNACVEECPVNISPLSIIMDMRRYLVMEQSAAPMSLNAMMTNIENNGAPWQYSQQDRLNWKNEN, via the coding sequence ATGAGTTATTTAGATAATATTTTATTCGCGATACTTCTTATAGTAGGTTTCGGTTTTTTTGCAGCGAGCGTAAAAAAAATCATCCGAAATATTAATTTGGGAGTTGATATAGATCGAAAAGATAATCCTAAAGCTCGTTGGAAAAACATGGCATTGATTGCTCTTGGGCAGTCAAAAATGGTGAGACGCCCTGTAGCAGGAATACTTCATATCTTTGTATATGTTGGTTTCATAATAATTAATATCGAATTATTAGAAATCATTATAGATGGACTTTTTGGGACACATAGAATTTTTGCACCATATTTGGGTGTTGTTTATGATGTTTTAATTGCTTCATTCGAAATATTGGCAATATTGGTAATTTTTGCTGTCACAGTTTTCTGGATCAGAAGAAATTTTATCAGATTGAAACGTTTTATACATTCAGATTTAACTGGATTTCCAAAAAGCGATGCCAATTACATTCTGTATTTTGAGACCGTTTTAATGATTTTGTTTTTATTAATGAATGCTGCCGATTTGCATTTACAAAATGTTCCAGGCGGTTATTCACATTTTCATAAAGCAGGAAGTTATCCAATAAGTCAGTTTATTGCACCAATTTTTAATGGTTCGTCTAATGAATTGGTAGGTCTTTTATTCGAAGTTTTCTGGTGGCTGCACATTGCTGGTATTTTAGTTTTTATGAACTATTTATACTTCTCAAAGCATTTACACATTCTTTTAGCTTTTCCAAATACCTATTTTGCAAACTTGAAACCAGAAGGTCAGTTTGATAATTTAGAATCGGTTACAAAAGAGGTTAAATTAATGATGGATCCAAATGCAGATCCGTTTGCTGCTGCACCGCCTGCTGATGAGAATGCTGCTCCGGCTAAATTTGGAGCAAGTGATGTTCAGGATTTAAACTGGGTTCAGTTGTTAAACGCTTATACTTGTACAGAATGCGGACGTTGTACTTCTTCTTGCCCTGCAAATCAAACAGGTAAAAAATTGTCTCCTCGTAAAATTATGATGGATACAAGAGATCGTTTAACTGAAGTTGGTAAAAATATAGATGCTAACAAAGGTGTTTTTGTTCCAGATAACAAGACACTTTTAAATGATTATATTACTCCAGAAGAATTATGGGCTTGTACATCTTGTAACGCATGTGTGGAAGAATGTCCAGTAAACATAAGCCCATTGTCTATTATTATGGATATGCGTCGTTATTTGGTTATGGAGCAGAGTGCTGCGCCAATGTCGCTGAATGCCATGATGACCAATATAGAAAATAACGGTGCACCTTGGCAGTACAGTCAGCAAGACCGATTAAATTGGAAAAACGAGAATTAG
- a CDS encoding MlaD family protein, producing MKLTREIKTAILVIASILLFIWGYSFLKGRDLFTNYKVLYAEYDNVEDLSPSAPVTLNGLAVGKVNKITIDEVTGKLLVELQLKTDFPVSKSSVAAIYSPSLIGGKQIKIVPNFADKELAEDGQKLTSTVELGLTESLGGKIEPIQQKLDKMLVNIDVLVTGLNNTLDKTTQENLKKTIAELSQTMEQFHRASGSLNNILDTNKGQISSVVTNLNKISGNFNKISDSLNKADLGKTVRNLNQALAKVDGLMNNLNSGKGTAGKLLNDDALYNNLAKTSKELELLLQDVRLYPTRYVNVSLFGKKNKPYVAPAEETNSTDKK from the coding sequence TTGAAACTAACAAGAGAAATTAAAACGGCTATATTAGTCATCGCATCGATTTTATTATTTATTTGGGGTTATAGTTTTTTAAAAGGCAGAGATCTTTTTACAAATTATAAAGTATTATATGCTGAATATGATAACGTTGAAGATTTATCACCATCAGCTCCAGTAACACTTAACGGACTTGCTGTTGGTAAAGTAAATAAAATTACTATTGATGAAGTAACAGGTAAATTATTAGTTGAGCTTCAGCTTAAAACTGATTTTCCAGTTTCGAAATCAAGCGTAGCTGCAATTTATTCTCCAAGTTTAATTGGAGGTAAACAAATTAAGATTGTTCCAAATTTTGCTGATAAAGAATTAGCAGAAGATGGGCAGAAACTAACTTCTACTGTAGAGCTTGGATTGACGGAATCTTTAGGCGGAAAAATTGAACCAATTCAGCAAAAACTAGATAAAATGCTGGTTAATATCGATGTTCTAGTTACAGGTTTAAACAATACTTTAGATAAAACTACACAAGAAAACCTAAAGAAAACAATTGCTGAGTTAAGCCAGACTATGGAGCAGTTTCATAGAGCTTCTGGAAGCCTTAACAATATTTTGGATACCAATAAAGGCCAAATTAGCAGCGTTGTGACAAACTTGAATAAAATATCAGGTAACTTTAACAAAATATCAGATTCTTTAAACAAAGCAGATTTAGGAAAAACAGTACGTAATCTTAATCAGGCTTTGGCAAAAGTTGATGGTTTAATGAATAACTTAAATTCTGGTAAAGGCACAGCTGGTAAATTATTGAATGACGATGCATTGTATAACAACTTGGCTAAAACTTCAAAAGAGCTTGAATTGTTGTTGCAAGATGTACGTCTTTACCCAACTCGTTATGTAAATGTTTCTCTTTTCGGAAAGAAAAATAAACCATACGTAGCACCAGCAGAAGAAACAAACTCAACTGATAAAAAATAA
- a CDS encoding N-acetylmuramoyl-L-alanine amidase — protein sequence MNRINKFKVIFTLFLTILSFYAHSQSNVFKVTLDAGHGDHDFGAVYSGRIEKNIALAIVLKVGKILELNPNVNVIYTRKTDVFIDLVERANIANRANSNIFVSIHCNANKNTAADGTETYVMGLSKVASNLEAAKKENSVITLEKDYKRKYEGYDPNSPESMIGMTLMQEEYLDNSISLASKIEENFEKLGKKLRHGGVKQAPFMVLHKAYMPRVLVETGFVSNPTEGNILNSEEGQDDIARAIAEAILSYKREYFGSGAPEAAESRPIRDTTPAKPKATAQVAAVKNAPKGTFFKVQLIASIKKTPLEPKNFKGLKNVTMIYENNIYKYFYEETSSYETAQKYLQEAKNKGYGAAFLVATKDGEKISIQDAIK from the coding sequence ATGAATAGAATTAACAAATTTAAGGTAATATTTACTTTATTTCTAACAATACTGTCTTTTTATGCTCATAGTCAGTCAAATGTGTTTAAGGTGACTTTGGATGCCGGACATGGAGATCATGACTTTGGAGCAGTTTATAGTGGGAGAATTGAAAAAAATATTGCTTTAGCTATTGTGTTAAAAGTGGGCAAGATTTTAGAACTTAATCCTAATGTAAATGTAATTTATACTCGTAAAACAGATGTTTTTATAGATTTGGTCGAAAGAGCGAATATTGCCAATAGAGCCAATTCAAATATTTTTGTTTCTATTCACTGTAATGCCAATAAAAATACGGCAGCCGATGGAACCGAAACTTATGTAATGGGTTTGAGTAAAGTTGCCTCTAATCTTGAAGCGGCGAAAAAAGAGAACTCTGTAATTACATTAGAAAAAGATTATAAACGTAAGTACGAAGGATATGATCCTAATTCTCCAGAATCAATGATTGGTATGACTTTGATGCAGGAAGAATATTTGGATAATAGTATTTCCTTAGCGAGTAAAATTGAAGAAAACTTTGAAAAATTAGGTAAAAAACTTCGTCATGGCGGTGTAAAACAAGCGCCATTTATGGTACTTCATAAAGCTTATATGCCAAGAGTTTTAGTTGAAACTGGTTTCGTTTCAAATCCGACCGAAGGAAATATTTTAAATTCAGAAGAAGGGCAGGATGATATTGCAAGAGCAATTGCAGAAGCTATCTTAAGCTATAAAAGAGAATATTTTGGTTCTGGAGCACCAGAAGCAGCTGAGAGTCGGCCCATAAGAGATACTACTCCAGCAAAACCAAAAGCAACGGCGCAGGTTGCAGCGGTAAAAAATGCTCCTAAAGGAACATTCTTTAAAGTACAGCTTATTGCCAGTATTAAGAAAACACCTTTAGAACCTAAAAATTTTAAAGGTCTTAAAAATGTAACTATGATCTACGAAAATAATATTTATAAATATTTCTACGAAGAAACTTCAAGTTACGAAACAGCGCAAAAATACTTGCAAGAAGCTAAAAATAAAGGATATGGCGCAGCATTTTTAGTAGCAACTAAAGATGGAGAAAAAATCAGTATTCAGGACGCAATTAAATAA